From the genome of Vagococcus entomophilus:
AGAGCCTGTAATCTCAAATTCTAATCTTTTCGTTTCACCTTTTTCATTCACTCCGATAAGCGAGTAACTGTAGCCAGTGTTCACTTTTTTTCCTTGATCATCAAGTAAATCTTGGATTTTAGCTGGTGTCGCCGAAGTTTTTGCATAGTAAGTTATCCCAACATATCTATTTTGATAATAGACAAATCCTTTATATGAGATGAACACAAGTAATATAATTACAAGAATACCAAAAAATTTTTTCATGTGAGTTCCTCCTAACTAAATACAATTATAATAAAATGAATAAAATATGAACATTGAAAATCCTTACAAATTAGAAAAGGAAACGAACATTTTTGTCACAAGTAAGAATAAAGGATACAATAGAAAAATAAGGAGGATGTGTATGATTGGAGTATGGTTTCGACACGATTTAAGATTGACGGATAATACGGCGTTATTAGAGGCAATGAATCAAAACGAGCAGATAATTGGAATTTTCCATGTAAACCCTAAGCAATTTAAGATTGGAACGAAAAATCATGAATCATTCTTCAAAGCCTGTCGTCATTTTTTTGAGGTTTCCAAAGAAGTAGGATTTCCAATCCACTTATTGTACGGAGAAATTGAGGCAGAATTTAAACAGCTGATAGAGTTGTTTCCAGAACTAACCAGTATTTATTTTAACCAGAGTGAACGAGGCTTTGGAAAGCGTCGTGATGAAGCAATGTGTCAGTTATTCGCAGCACAAGGAATCAAAGCTTATCATTATCAAGATAGTCATTTGCACGGAGCCAACGAAATTAAAAAGGCAGATGGTTGTGCATTTAAGATGTTTACTCCTTACTATAATGTCTGGATTAAGCAAAAAAAACCTCTTTTTCGGCAGATAGATAGTCAAAAGCTAGCGGAAAAATCAGTAGATGAAACGAGTAAAGTATTTTTTGAGGAAAGAAACAATCAGTTTAATGATTTAATTGCAGATTTTTCTGATGTTTCTGAGGAGGAATACGGAGCCAAGCCAGTAAGACAAAGATGTCAATACTTTATAGACCACCATTTGGCAGAATACGCTACAAAAAGAGATTTTCCAGCAGTTGATGGTACGAGCAAGCTGTCACGCTTTTTAAGAACAGGAGAGCTATCCATTCGGGAACTGTATTATCGTGTTGTCCAAGATGGACAGGATTCACAAGGAAAAGAGACCTTTATCAAAGAGTTATGTTGGCGAGATTTTTATAATATGATTTATGCTGAAAACCCTGATCAGCAAACAGTAGAGATTCAAGAAAAGTATCGAGGTATGCAGTGGAATCAAAATAAGCAATTGTTTGAGGCTTGGAAAAAGGGCGAGACAGGTTTTCCTATTGTGGATGCAGCGATGCGCCAACTGAACCAAACAGGATGGATGCACAACCGGTTGCGGATGATTGTTGCTTCTTTTTTAACAAAAGATTTATTACTAGATTGGCGATTAGGAGAGCGTTATTTTTCAGAGCAATTAGTAGATTATGACCCAGCATCCAATATTGGTGGTTGGCAATGGGCCGCTTCAACAGGGACAGATGCGGTACCGTATTTTCGTATTTTTAATCCCACTACTCAAGGGAAAAAGTTTGATACGCAGGGAGCATTTGTTCGAGAATATGTGCCAGAACTAAGGAAAGTTGAAAGTAAGTTTATTCATGAGCCTGCTAAAATGACAAGACAGTTACAAGAAAATAGCGGTTGTATCATTGGCAAAGATTATCCTGCCCCTATAGTAGATCATAAGGAGATGCGCCAGTTGGCGTTAGATCTGTTTGGGAAACAATAAAAGAGTGTTCTTAAATTTGCTTATCAAATTTAAGAACACTCTTTTCAGCTAATCGAACCATTTTGATAACGTTCAATTTTGTCATCTAAGTACTCTAAGGTATCATCAATATCTTTTCTTTTTTGACGAATGATTTTGCGATGATTTTTTAAGATCTGGAGTCGTTTTTGATGAGTGGAAGAACCTATTTGGTGGAGTGTGACATATTCTTTTAAATCATTTAATGAAATGGAAGTTTGCTGAATCTTAGTTAAAAACAGAATCCATTCAAGATTTTCTTCGGTATAAATCCGGTAGCCGCTTTGATTGCGCGAGACGCCACTCAATAACCCTTCTTTTTCATAAAAACGCAAACGAGAGGGACTAAATCCTGTCTTTTCACTAAATTCTTTAATTGTATAAGTTGTTTTTTGCATGTATGATTGCCCCTTGCCTTCAAGTCTAGTTTAAGGTTTATACTGGTCACATCTTAGCATAGGAGTGATGAAAATGGAACAAAAAAAAGGAGCAGAGATAACTTCTCGGCTAGTTTTACTAATGAGTATTGCCAATGGGGTTGTTGTTGCCAATCTATATTATGCACAACCCTTATTGATTTTGATCAGTCGCTATTTTGGCATTTCAACCACAAATGCCAGCGTGATAGCCACCTTTACGCAACTGGGATATGCAACGGGGATTATTACCCTGTTACCTCTAGCGGATGTTATGGATAAAAAGAAATTGATTGTTAGACTATTTATTCCTTGCTTGCTGGCGATTGCAGGAGTATATTTTTCAACCAGCTTTGTCCTCACTTGTATTTGTTCATTTCTTTTAGGGATGACTTCGATGACACCGCAATTATTGCTGACACTAGCAATTCAAAATTCTGATCCAGAAAAACGTGGGAAAAATATCGGCTCTTTGCTTAGTGGACTTTTGATGGGGATCTTGCTTTCAAGAGTAGCCAGCGGGATACTAGGAAACTACTTTGGTTGGAAAGCCATCTATGCAGTAGCATTTGTCTTGCTATTTAGTTTGATGATTGGCTTAATGAAATATTTGCCCCATAGTTTTGCTACTGCAGATGTTTCGTATAAAGCTGCTATGTCTTCGTTGCCAAGAATCTTTCTAAAAGAAAAATTAGTTCAAAAAATATCCTTGATTGGATGTATGAGTTTTTTTGCAATGAGCACCTTTTGGACCTGTTTAACTTTTTACTTAGCGGATGTTTACCATTTTAGTTCAGGGGTAACGGGTTTATTTGGTCTTATTGGCCTAAGCGGGGCATTTGCTTCTAAAATAACAGGGAACAGCATTGATAGACATGGACCTTACTCACCGATGAAAGTTGCTTTGGGTCTTGTTGTGGGGGCTTATCTTTTATTTTTGGGTGGAGCACAAGAACTAGTCTTCTTGATTCTGGGGATTATTGTTCTTGATTTAGGGGTACAAAGTTGTAATGTTAGTTGTCAATCTGTGATTCAACAGTTTCCTAATGCTATTAAAGGACGGGTAACAGCCATTTACATGTTCTGTTTCTTTCTGGGTGGCTCTCTAGGCAGTTTTTTAGGAACGAGTGTCTACCAAAATTATGGTTGGGGTATGGTGTGTATTATGGGATTGGTTAGTCAAATAATCGCAGTCCTCACTTTTGTTACAATTCACAAACAAAAGAAAGAAAAAAGGTAAGCAAAATTCTTTACTTACTAATTGTAAGTGCTATAATGAGTATATAATTTAAATTTACGAAATACTAAAACTGCAATTAGAAAAGGTGGAATTCATATGTCAAACTTTATTCAACAATTAAAAAATCGTCGTTCAATTTATGCTATCGGGAAAGATGTTTCATTATCTGAGGAAGAAATTACTGCGTTAATTAAAGAAGTTGTAAGAGAGAGTCCTACGGCATTCAACTCTCAAACACAACGTGTAGTAATTTTATTTGGTGAAGCGAATCAAAAACTTTGGTCATTAACAGAAGAGGCGTTAAAACCACTAACACCAGAAGAAGCATTCAAGAATACACAAGCGAAATTAAAAGGATTTGCTGGCGGTAAAGGGACCGTTTTATTCTTTGAAGAGCATAGTGTAGTAAAAAAATTACAAGAACAATTTCCCTTATATGCAGACAATTTTCCTTCATGGTCAGAACAATCAACAGGAATTTCAGCAGTAAACGTCTGGACGGCACTAGCACAAGAAAAAATCGGGGCAAGTTTGCAACATTATAATCCGGTGATTGATGAAGCAGTGGCTAAAGAATGGGCTATTCCTGAATCATGGGTATTACGTTCTCAATTAGTCTTTGGCTCGATTGAAACCAGCCCAGGAGAAAAAGAATACATGAGAGATGAAGATCGTTTCCGTGTGATTAAATAACGAAAAGTGAAGTGATAAATTGATGCAAAAAGAAGGGACAGCGATTCAACAAGTTAAACTTAAAGTGAAAAATTTAGACAATATGATTTTGTTCTATACACAAAAGATAGGACTTGTTTTGATCAACAAAGTTGAAAAGACAGCTTATTTAGGCGCACAGCAATCCACAGAACCACTATTAGTACTGGAAGAAGTTGAGGCGGCCTATAGCAAACAAGGGACTACGGGTTTGTTTCATATTGCTTTTTTACTTCCAACAAGAAAAGACTTGGGTAACACATTGCTATGGTTACTAAAAAATGAAGTACCTCTTGAAGGAGCGTCTGATCACGGATATAGTGAAGCCATCTATCTCGTTGACCCTGAGCAAAATGGAATTGAAATCTACCGAGATAAACCGATTTCTGAGTGGGATATTCGTGATAATGGTGAAATTATTGGGATCACTGAAGAGATGGATGCTGACGGAGTGATTGAAGCAGCTGACGGTCAGTGGCTAGGGTTAGCTCCTAAATCTAAAATTGGTCATATTCATTTAAAAGTGAGCGATTTGGAGCAAACAGAAGAGTTTTACAAAGAGCTTCTAGGGTTTGACTTAAAATCCAATTTTGGAAGACAAGCCAAATTTTTTGCGACAGGGATGTACCATCATCAAATTGGAACCAATATATGGAGCGGAAAAGACCTCCCAGCTACTGCGCAAAACCAAACGGGTTTAGATTATTTTGTGATCGAATATTTAGAAAAAGCCCAGTTTGATCAGACTTTAAAAAATTTAACTGTTAGAAATAAAAGCTTTGAAAAAGAGGGTGAACAAGTTAAGTTGACAGATCCGAATGGGATTAAACTAAAACTGATCTATAAGTAATGGATAGTGATAAATTTAAAAAAATATGATGTGAAAATTAAATAAAGAAAAAAATAGACTAAGAAGAGACTGAATCGGTCAACGCTTAGTCTATTTTTTGATTTCTTGATTTTTTTTGATTACAGAATAATTGGGGAAAAACAGTAAGATAATCCTATTTTTTTGTCAGGAAATATAGGTAAAATAAAGATAACAACGGGATAAGAGGTGTTAATATGTGTGAAAAAGAAATTTATAATTATCTAAAGGCGAAAGATAGTGAAGAAGCACTACTAGAGGAGTTGGTTCAATATTTTGAAGAAAAATTTGGCGAAAAAATTTCTAAACGAGAACAGTTTATTTTACTATCACAAATAAAATATAATAAAAAAATCGCAAAAAAGTATATCAAAATCAATAAATGTGCGAAAATAGTACTATATTTAATGAAAGAGCGAACAGAAATTTAAGAAAACAAAAGGAGTAGTGTAATGAATTTTAATGATTTTCTTGAAGAAGATGGACGGTTCAAATATTACATTCTAGAATTGTTGGCTAATAAAGGGAATTCATATTTGTCGGTTGGGAAGCTAATGGATATTTTATTCCTGTCAAAGTATAAAGTAAGTAATTATCTACGTGAAATTAAAGCAGATTGCCATACGTTAAACATGGATGTACAGCTCACAATATACGAAAGTGGCGAAATTATTTGTGAGAATATTTTACCAAGAGAAGTTCGGTTGTTGCGTCTTCATTATTTGAAACAATCCAATTTATTTAAGATATTTGAAGCCTATTTATGCGCCAAAAGTGAAGTCAATAATGAATATTTGATGACAAAATTATATGTCGGTCAGACTAAGTTTTATCAGTATCGTTCGGAGCTGATCAAACTGTTAGAGGAACGACAAATTAAAATAGTCAAAAATCGACTACAAGGGAAAGAAGAAAACATTCGCCTATTTGCTTTTGAAGTTTATTATTATTTTTATAACGGCATCGAATGGCCACTCGAAGAAAATAAATCAGAGGTCAAAGAAATTAGTGTATTCGTGTCTCAACTGTTTCGGCTGTCACTTGCACCAACTAAAAAAAGTAAGCTAGATCTATTTTTATCTGTTCAAGTCGTACGACTAAAAGCACAAAACTTTTTGAATACGGAGTTACAAACGAACTTTCAAGAAAAATACTTTGATCAATGGAATCGTGTCGCGCTATTTTTTAGAAGGAATTTTCAACTTTCAGAAGAGTTTTTGCGAAAGGAAGTAGATTTTCTGTTCTCATTTTTAGGTATTCAAGAATACTTGGCCAAAGAGATTGCGATAAACATCGAGACTTCTGATGAAAGAATAGAAGCGGTGACAGCGGGACTTATGAAAGCTGTAGAAGAAAGTCATTACCTTCAATCAGTTGAAAACTTACACAGCTATTTACCAGAACTGGAAATGGCTTTACGTAGAGTCAATCAAAAGCTATTTACTTTTTACATAGAGCCGACAACTTTTATTTCGGAGGAACAAATTACTTTTTTTGAAGAAAGTTATCCTATTTTTCATGAAATTATCTATCACTTTTTAGAAAGTATGCATCGAAAATATGGGTATGATTTTAGCGATGAAAAGAAGACGAACTTGTACTATGATTACATGTTTGTTTTTCTGGATCAATTACCTGTGGATATTTTACCTGATAAAGTGTATATATGTATCGATTTTTCTCAAGGTTATGCGTATGTTCGCTATATTGAAAAGATGTTGGGCTATTTTTCCAATTTAAATATTGTGATTGAAAAGAAAGTTACGAGTCATACGGATATCTATATATCTGATTTTCTTGATTTTTCGCTTATCTGTGAACAAATCATCTGGAAAAATCCACCGATTGCGCTAGACTGGGAGCGATTAGGAAATATAATTATTAAAATTAAGGGGGAAAAAGTATGAAAATGAAATGGGTTTCTGGGTTGTTGGTTGCAGGAATTTGTTTTAGTCCATTGGTATTTTTACAAAAAAGTGATGCGATTATCTTCCAGTTAGCAGAAAAAAAGCAGGCACAAACAGAGAAGCTAAAACATTTGCAAAAAGCAAATAATGTTGTGGTGCAAGGAGAGGGACAACTAAAACTTGTAAAAGAAAATGAAAAAGAAAAGACGAAAAAGAAAACTCATTTTGAACAAGTCGAACAAAACGTAGCTACTACATTGCAGGCAATGATGATTGAACCCTCAAGTTCCCCAAGTACTGAGCTTGGTAAAGTGTTTTCTAAGTTATCTGGCGTCTCGCTATACGGAGAAAGAGAAGTCTGATGTAGTAGTTAAAATATGAAAGGATTTTTTTATGAAGCATGTCAAAATTGGGGCTTATATAGCTTTTATGTTGTCGATGATTTTTGTGATTGGGTGGCAAGTTCATGTGGTCGCGGTCACGGATTATGGGAATCAATACTTAAAACAAGCGACGTTAGAGGACCAAATAGGTAATGTAAAAAATAGTTATGGCTATGATGAGCAGATGCAAAATAAGTACGAATTTGAATTTCCAGACAATGTAATGATTAAGGCAGGCAATACCATGACGTTGTTTCTACCGCCACAATTGAAAATTGGAAAAGCAAGTTCGTTTTCAATAAAAGATTCTGTTGGGGAAAAAATTGCCGAGGTAAAAACGGATGCGACAACTAAAAAAATACTAGTAACCTTCAGCAACTATTATGAAACACATAAAAAAAATAGAAATATGAGTTTTAAGCTGTATACGAATTGGGATCATTCAGTAATAGTTGGTGGAACAGAGGTCACAGTAGATTTTGAGAAGTTTCAACAAAATGTGTATATTGAGCCAATAAAAGCAATCGATTCTAATGAAATGATCGCACAGTGGGGAGAATTTGATCAAGAGGACCCGACATTAATTCATTGGAGGACCCGTCTAAATTTTAAGGGAGAAAATATTTGTCAGGCACTTTATCACAATGAGATAGGGAATCAACAGAAATTGGTATCAAAGTCTATTCAAGCTGATATAGGTGAATTTGATCAATATGGGACATTTCAAGCACAAGAAGCAATCGATCCTACATTTATTCACGAAGAGGACGAACGAAAATATTTTGATATTGAAGTCCCTTCTTTAACAAGTGGGATACTTGTGAGGTACGATACGCGAGTCTCAAAAGAAAATAGCTCCAATATGCGCTACTGGACTAAAGGCCACCTATTGGTCCATCACTGTTACTTTGATACAATAGGTTATTCTTCTATGGAAGGAGGGCAGGGAGAAGGAAGCGGAGAGCAGACGAACGAATATCAATTAAAAATAATTAAGTATGACCAATCAAATACTGGGATTAAGTTGCAAGGAGCAGAGTTTAAATTAGTAGATGCTACTGGAAGGACGGTTGCTAAAAACGTTGTGACAGATATGCAAGGAAATGCTGAAATAATGGATCTGGAAACTGGGGAGTATCAATTAATCGAAACTGCTGCACCAAAAGGTTATCAATCAGCACAAAAACCGGTAACAGTTAGTATAAATCAAGATCAGCCAAAAGAAATAGAAGTCCCTGTAGGTAATCAAAAGAAGAGCGGCTCCGTTCGCTTAACTAAGCGAGATGAAAAAAGTCATAAAGTGTTACCAAATGCAATTTTTGAACTTAGAGATAGTCAAGGGAAGACACTGAAAAAGAATTTGAAGACGGATGAAAATGGTCAACTAAGTGTACACAACTTAGTTGATGGATCTTATCAATTCGTGGAGACAACTGCACCAGCAGATTATCAAATCGATCCTACACCGCTCAGTTTTAAAATAGAAA
Proteins encoded in this window:
- a CDS encoding YxeA family protein, with protein sequence MKKFFGILVIILLVFISYKGFVYYQNRYVGITYYAKTSATPAKIQDLLDDQGKKVNTGYSYSLIGVNEKGETKRLEFEITGSAYPPNAYLEVRSSKEIVLKQATINESKIPKSIKKIVDQKNP
- a CDS encoding cryptochrome/photolyase family protein, which translates into the protein MCMIGVWFRHDLRLTDNTALLEAMNQNEQIIGIFHVNPKQFKIGTKNHESFFKACRHFFEVSKEVGFPIHLLYGEIEAEFKQLIELFPELTSIYFNQSERGFGKRRDEAMCQLFAAQGIKAYHYQDSHLHGANEIKKADGCAFKMFTPYYNVWIKQKKPLFRQIDSQKLAEKSVDETSKVFFEERNNQFNDLIADFSDVSEEEYGAKPVRQRCQYFIDHHLAEYATKRDFPAVDGTSKLSRFLRTGELSIRELYYRVVQDGQDSQGKETFIKELCWRDFYNMIYAENPDQQTVEIQEKYRGMQWNQNKQLFEAWKKGETGFPIVDAAMRQLNQTGWMHNRLRMIVASFLTKDLLLDWRLGERYFSEQLVDYDPASNIGGWQWAASTGTDAVPYFRIFNPTTQGKKFDTQGAFVREYVPELRKVESKFIHEPAKMTRQLQENSGCIIGKDYPAPIVDHKEMRQLALDLFGKQ
- a CDS encoding MerR family transcriptional regulator; this translates as MQKTTYTIKEFSEKTGFSPSRLRFYEKEGLLSGVSRNQSGYRIYTEENLEWILFLTKIQQTSISLNDLKEYVTLHQIGSSTHQKRLQILKNHRKIIRQKRKDIDDTLEYLDDKIERYQNGSIS
- a CDS encoding MFS transporter, encoding MEQKKGAEITSRLVLLMSIANGVVVANLYYAQPLLILISRYFGISTTNASVIATFTQLGYATGIITLLPLADVMDKKKLIVRLFIPCLLAIAGVYFSTSFVLTCICSFLLGMTSMTPQLLLTLAIQNSDPEKRGKNIGSLLSGLLMGILLSRVASGILGNYFGWKAIYAVAFVLLFSLMIGLMKYLPHSFATADVSYKAAMSSLPRIFLKEKLVQKISLIGCMSFFAMSTFWTCLTFYLADVYHFSSGVTGLFGLIGLSGAFASKITGNSIDRHGPYSPMKVALGLVVGAYLLFLGGAQELVFLILGIIVLDLGVQSCNVSCQSVIQQFPNAIKGRVTAIYMFCFFLGGSLGSFLGTSVYQNYGWGMVCIMGLVSQIIAVLTFVTIHKQKKEKR
- a CDS encoding nitroreductase family protein, producing MSNFIQQLKNRRSIYAIGKDVSLSEEEITALIKEVVRESPTAFNSQTQRVVILFGEANQKLWSLTEEALKPLTPEEAFKNTQAKLKGFAGGKGTVLFFEEHSVVKKLQEQFPLYADNFPSWSEQSTGISAVNVWTALAQEKIGASLQHYNPVIDEAVAKEWAIPESWVLRSQLVFGSIETSPGEKEYMRDEDRFRVIK
- a CDS encoding VOC family protein; its protein translation is MQKEGTAIQQVKLKVKNLDNMILFYTQKIGLVLINKVEKTAYLGAQQSTEPLLVLEEVEAAYSKQGTTGLFHIAFLLPTRKDLGNTLLWLLKNEVPLEGASDHGYSEAIYLVDPEQNGIEIYRDKPISEWDIRDNGEIIGITEEMDADGVIEAADGQWLGLAPKSKIGHIHLKVSDLEQTEEFYKELLGFDLKSNFGRQAKFFATGMYHHQIGTNIWSGKDLPATAQNQTGLDYFVIEYLEKAQFDQTLKNLTVRNKSFEKEGEQVKLTDPNGIKLKLIYK
- a CDS encoding helix-turn-helix domain-containing protein; translation: MNFNDFLEEDGRFKYYILELLANKGNSYLSVGKLMDILFLSKYKVSNYLREIKADCHTLNMDVQLTIYESGEIICENILPREVRLLRLHYLKQSNLFKIFEAYLCAKSEVNNEYLMTKLYVGQTKFYQYRSELIKLLEERQIKIVKNRLQGKEENIRLFAFEVYYYFYNGIEWPLEENKSEVKEISVFVSQLFRLSLAPTKKSKLDLFLSVQVVRLKAQNFLNTELQTNFQEKYFDQWNRVALFFRRNFQLSEEFLRKEVDFLFSFLGIQEYLAKEIAINIETSDERIEAVTAGLMKAVEESHYLQSVENLHSYLPELEMALRRVNQKLFTFYIEPTTFISEEQITFFEESYPIFHEIIYHFLESMHRKYGYDFSDEKKTNLYYDYMFVFLDQLPVDILPDKVYICIDFSQGYAYVRYIEKMLGYFSNLNIVIEKKVTSHTDIYISDFLDFSLICEQIIWKNPPIALDWERLGNIIIKIKGEKV
- a CDS encoding SpaA isopeptide-forming pilin-related protein, translating into MKHVKIGAYIAFMLSMIFVIGWQVHVVAVTDYGNQYLKQATLEDQIGNVKNSYGYDEQMQNKYEFEFPDNVMIKAGNTMTLFLPPQLKIGKASSFSIKDSVGEKIAEVKTDATTKKILVTFSNYYETHKKNRNMSFKLYTNWDHSVIVGGTEVTVDFEKFQQNVYIEPIKAIDSNEMIAQWGEFDQEDPTLIHWRTRLNFKGENICQALYHNEIGNQQKLVSKSIQADIGEFDQYGTFQAQEAIDPTFIHEEDERKYFDIEVPSLTSGILVRYDTRVSKENSSNMRYWTKGHLLVHHCYFDTIGYSSMEGGQGEGSGEQTNEYQLKIIKYDQSNTGIKLQGAEFKLVDATGRTVAKNVVTDMQGNAEIMDLETGEYQLIETAAPKGYQSAQKPVTVSINQDQPKEIEVPVGNQKKSGSVRLTKRDEKSHKVLPNAIFELRDSQGKTLKKNLKTDENGQLSVHNLVDGSYQFVETTAPADYQIDPTPLSFKIETSKSETVELTKTNKPKDKVTPPTPIPDTKPTPNPIPEPQTGSVYLEKTDQQTGQPLAGAIFRLEDEKGGTLQEGLITNDTGKIEIQHLAVGTYQFVETLAPSGYVLDAAPISFSITPKKKNAKLSKTNRPIKRSVILEKKDKQTGKGLPGAIFNLKDSMGKVIQKHLETNQNGHIILDNLSSGKYELSEVKAPKGYQLDSTPIAFQVTAKSSETIRLIKTNQAIKGSVRLTGRDGETGLPLVEGAFYLKKKSGEVVEKKLKLDNNGQLVIKDLLPGDYEFIESKAPAGYEKSADPIDFTITGNEAEQINVEITNKPLKGSVSLTKVDKKTGQHLAKAVFSLKTKAGKIVQKNLVTNQNGTLTIEDLVPGEYQLVEVKAPKGYKLDQTPIFFEVKKATQ